Genomic window (Candidatus Polarisedimenticolaceae bacterium):
TGGCGGTCAGCCTGCTCAGGTACGCGCAACCGAGCATGACGTTCGTCTCGGGATCGAACAGCTGCTCGTCCCCCCGCCAGGAGAGGCCGAGGTCCTCGGCGAGCTCGCGCGCCGTGTCGCCTCGGAGCTGCATGAGCCCCATGGCGCCCTGATCGGAGATGGCGGTCGCCTCGAAGCGGCTTTCGACCTGGATCACCGCCAGCACGAGCAAGGGATCGACCTTGAAGCGCGTCGCGTACCGCTGGACGATCGGAACGATCTTCTCGGTCTGCTGGGTCGAGACGCCGGGAAACGTGTCTCGGGACGAGGCGAGGACGAGGCGGGCCCAGTCGGCCGGCAGCCCCGCCTCTGCCCCCTCGGTCGAGGGAGCCGCTTTCACCGGCGCGGGAAGGTCGGGTGCCCCGGGACGCGCGAACAGTCCCTGGACGACGATCCAGCACACGACCGTCAGCACCGATGCCGTCCGGATGACCCACCGCATGCCGGGAGGGTACGGACCGACCGGAGCCGACGCAACCCCTAACGAGGCCGAATTCTTATAAACTTGCTATTTCTTGGGGGCCGAGGACCGAGCCGGCGGTCCTTTTTTCTTTTGCGCTTCGCCGCGAAGGACGGCATCGATCGCCGGCGCGGCCACCGTCAGCGTGACGTCGATGTCCTTGGTGTCGATTCTGTACTGGCGATCGGGGCGAGCGAGGATCCGAACGCCTGGGCCGGCGTCGTGGACCTCCTCCCCGGGGAACCGTCCCATCAACGACCGCTCCAAGGCGTATTCGAAATCTTTGGCCTCGTCCGCGGAAATCCAGCGGGTCGACCAAATTGTGAGCCCGTCGCTTCCATCGGGGGCCTCGAAGCGCCAGAGCGCGTCGCCCGCCCAGCCGTCGCCCGCCATCAGGCCGAGGTTGTCCTTCCCGGTGAGAAGAGAGACGAGGACGACGATCCCCTCCTCTCCGAGGGTGTCCTGATCGGCCACCGTCCAGGGTAGCGCCGGCGGCAGGACCGGCTGCGGCAAGGAGGCCGCGGGAGCGGGCGGGCGGTCGAGGTGCATGACGTCGCGCGTCGTCCGGCGCGTCTTCCGCTCGGCGAGGAGCCGCCGGAACTCGCCGCTCTTCGCGAGGGCGGCCGCCTGCGCGAAACCGTCCAGATAGATGAAGTCGATGAAAGCGCCGACCGCTGGTCCGCCCGGGTGTTGGGCGGACGCCACGAGGCGCCCCCCGAGAGCGTCCTCCGGCCGGAGCTTCCCGCCGACGACCTCGGCCTCGAGACCGACGCCGCCGAAGAGAAGGATGAGCGACGCCACGTTCGCCGTGCCCTCGGAGAGCGCGGCCCTCGCGACGAGCGCATCGGTCGTGCGCGGTGGCGAGGCGTCGTCGGTCAAGAGATGAGCGGCATAGTGTCCGGCCACCGGCTCATCCGGGGCGACGCCGGTCGCGAGCAGGAGCGACGCTTCTGCGTCTTCGTTGGGATCGCCGCGCCCGCTGCCCGGCGTGAGGCGGTTCGGGTCGACGAGAAGCCGTGTGCCCACGGCATCGAGCGTCATGCCGGGAAGGTCGAGAGCGAGACTGAGCGCCAGGTCCGCAGGCTCGTCGATCCCGCCGAGACCGAGATCCTTCCAGGCGCGACCGCGGGCGGCGGCGACCGTGGAAGGACACAGCGTCTCGGCACGCGCTTTCGCGGCGGCGGCGCGGACACCCTCGTCGGCGCGCACGGCGACGAGATCCGCTTTGGCCTGCCGCCCGACGATCGTCGCGATGCGATCGCCGACCGAGCGGACCGTGCGAAGGAGCTCGACGTCCGCACCCTTCACCGGCTCGGGAGTCGGCGCCGCATCCTGCCCGAGCGCCGCACGACCGCCACCGACGACGAGCGCGATCGCGCACGCGAGGGCGCTCGGACGGACGATCATGGGAGAGGCGGCTCGGAGATCACGACGATCGATCCACCGGCGCGCAAGCCTTCCGACTCGGCGGTCCCGGCGGCGAACTCGAGAACGTAGCGCGCGGGCGACGGAGGCGCGACCGACGGACATTCGCCTGTCGCCGGGCACGGCGCTTGCCGCGCGGCGACCCAGACGATGCGAAGGCGCGCGTCGAGCCACACCATGTCCAGGGAGGTCTTGCAGTCTTTCATCCAGAACGCATGGGGCGCGTCGGCGTCGAAGATGAAGAGCATGCCGTCCCGCGCGCCGACGTGCTCGCGCCCCATGTAGCCGCGGGCCCGCGACGCATCGTCGGCGGCGACCTCAAGGGCGAACTCGTGGCCGGACGGGAGGACGGCCACCGCCCAGCGAGGGGCCGTTGCCGAGGCCGCCGTCGTGGCAGCGAGAACGAGCGAAAGCCAGGGAAAGGTGCCGGTCATGGCGCGCCCGCCACGAACCGGCCGTCGACGACCGTGATGTCCTCCGCCTCGCCGGCACCGCCTACGGCACCGTCGGCGCCGAGGCAGACGAGGCGGTAGCCGCGCGACGTGACCTCGTAGGTCAAGCCGTGGCCCCACGGATCCTTCGGAATTTCCGGCAGCGATCCGGGGACGAGATCCTCGAGACGCGACGGCCAGTGCTGAGACCGCGCGTGGAACGACTCGATCGCGCGCGCGACGCGGATCATCGTGTCGCGCGCCTGGCGCGCCGGGTACGACTCCACCGCGTGTGCGAGACCGCGGTAGAGGACGATCTGATCACGCGCCTTCGCGGCAATCTCCGCGTCCGGATACTCGTCGATGATCTTCTGCATGAGCACGATCGCGCCGTCGGTGTCGGACTTCTCGATGCGCTCCTGCGCCTGTCGCCACAGGCGGTCCGCGCGACGCTCGCGACCGCCGCACGCGATCGCTCCCGACGCGACGAGCACGACGACGAGGAGACGCGCGACGCGAGAGCGAAGCACGCGACGCGTGTTGACTTCGCCGTGACCCCGTTTCATAATCCGCGCGCCTTCGAGCACGGTGTTTCCTTCTGACGAGATCGTTTCGCGTCCGGGCGTCGCATGCGGCGTCCGGCCGGTGGGCTCACTGTAGATGACGCTTCGGCCCAGGGCAACCGAAGTCCCGGAGCTCGTGCGGAGGCTCGGAAGCCGTCGACCCAAGCAAGTCGATCGCGCACGCGCGCGTCTCTCGATCATCGGATCGCATTCCGTCGCGGCGCTCGTGCAAGCGCTCGAGGGCGACAACAATCGCGTGCGCTCGCATGCGATGCCGCTTCTCGCGCTCATCCAGGATCCGCGAGGCCGCGGCCCGCTCGTCGCGATGCTGCTCGACCGCGATGCGCGCATGCGCGAGATCGCGTCTCGATCCCTCGCGCGCTTCCCTTCTCCCGACGCGGTCGCCGCGCTCGAGCGCTTGCTCAAGCGGGAGAAGTCGAAGGAGGTCCGCCTCGCCGCCGTGCACGGTCTGCTCGAGCTGGTCGAGTCGGGCCAAGACGGCGCGGTCAGGCGGCTTCTCGAGGTGCTCCTGGACGTCCGGGAAGAGGTCCGCGTCCGCACCGCGGCCTGCGCGCTCCTCCCCCTCCTCAAGCCTGCGGCGCGCCGCGGGCTCCTTCGCCGCCTCCGCGCCGATGCGGTCGAGGAGATCGCCCGCCGCGCCGCGGAGATCGCCGAGGAAGACGAGACCATCGCTCCGCGTGAGCGGACCAAGATCGACGGCATCGCGAAGGATCTCGCGTCGGGCGACTATGCCGTGTGGAACGATGCGCTTCACCGCGTCGCCGGAGCGGGTGCCGCCGCTTCCGAGTCGATCATCGCGGAGATGCGCAAACGCTCGAATGACCCCGAGTACTGCACGCGCGCGGGCATGGCGCTCAAGACCCTTGGTTCGCGCCGCGTGCGCGGCCTCGCCGAGGCGCTCGACGTCGTCGACGAGCCCCTCCCTCTCCAGGTCCTGGTCGAGGTCGCCGGCGCGATCGGCGAGAAGCCTCTCATCTACCGGTTGAAGAGCGTCATCGAGCGTGTCGCTCCGGCGGACGGCGGTTCGACGCGCTTCGATCCGATGCAGCGGGTCCGCGCGAAGGCCCACTTCGAGCTGGCGCGCATCGGCAGCCGGGTCGCGATCGCCGACCTTCAATCGATCCTCGCCGACGGCGAGCGGCGGTTGCCGCTCGAGGCGCTCTCGGCGGTCGAGCTGATCGGGAAACGCGACGAGATCCCGCTTCTCCTCAAGGGCTATCAACGTGAGGACCCGTTCCTGCGCGGAAAGCTCGCGTGCGTCGTGCGCACGATCATGAAGCGCGAGCGGATCCGCAGGAACAGCGTGGCGCTCCGCGCGCTCCCGGCCGACCTCAGGCGCGTGCTCGACGGCATCTTGAGCCGCAAGCCGCGCAAGTCCGCACGGCGCCGGCCGGGCCGGTAGCCCTTCGCGGTGGTACGCAAGCTGAGCGTCCGGGATCTGACGGGCCTCGAGGACCGCAGGGTGTTCTGCCGCGTCGACTTCAACGTCCCCCTCGCCGACGGCCGCGTGACCGACGATGCGCGCATCCGCGCGTCGTTGCCGACCATTCATCTTCTCTCGGGAGCGGGCGCGAAAGTCGTCCTCGCCTCGCACCTCGGCCGCCCGAAAGGGAAGAAGAAGCCCGAGGCGTCGCTCGGACCCGTCGCACGCCACCTCGCCGAGCTCCTCGGCGACCCGGTCGCCTTCGCCGAAGACTGTGTCGGCGCCCCCGCGCAGCTCGCCGTCGCGCGGCTCAGGCCTGGCGGGGTCGCGCTCATGGAGAACCTCAGGTTCCACGCAGAGGAAGAAGCCAACGACGCCGCCTTCACGGCGGAGCTCGCCGCTCTCGCGGACCTCTACGTCAACGACGCGTTCGGGAGCGCTCACCGTGCCCATGCGTCGACCGCCGGTGTGCCCTCGCTCCTCAAGCCCGCGGCGGCGGGACTCCTGATGCAGGACGAGCTGGTGCAGCTGGGCCGCCTCCTCGATCGTCCCGAGCGTCCCTTCCTGGCGATCCTGGGCGGAGCCAAGGTCTCGGACAAGATCGAGCTGATCGACAACCTCCTGCCGCACGTCGACGGCTTCCTCATCGGCGGCGCGATGGCGTACACCTTTCTCGAGGCCCGAGGCGTCGCGGTGGGCCGCTCGCTCGTCGAGCGCGAGCGTCTCGATCTCGCGCGCTCCGTCGCGGCGAAGATCGAAGCCGCGGGCAAGACGCTCGAGCTTCCGGTCGATCACGTCATCGCGGTGGGAGGCGACGACACGCGCGTACGCACGACGCGCGACGCGGCGATCGCCGGCGACGAGGCCGGCATGGACATCGGTCCCGAAACGGCCGAGCGATTCGCCCGCGCGATCGGCCGAGCCCGGACCGTTCTCTGGAACGGCCCGGTCGGACGATTCGAGGTCGCGGCGTTCTCAGCCGGGAGCCGCCGTGTCGCCGAAGCCCTCGCGGCGTCTTCCGCCACGAGCGTCGTCGGCGGCGGCGACACGGGCGCAGCGGTCCACGCGTTCGGCCTCACCGACCGAATGAGCCATGTCTCCACCGGCGGCGGCGCCTCGCTCGAGTTCCTCTCGGGATTGCCGCTGCCCGGCGTCTTGGCACTGGACGACGCGCCGTGACGCCTGTGGGGCGGCGGCGCCTCGTCGTCGGCAATTGGAAGATGAACCTCGGCGAGCGCGACGCGCGCGCGCTGGTCACCGCCGTCGCCGCCGCGTTTCCGTTCGAGCGCGCCGACGGCGCCGTGGCACCCGCGTTCCCGTGCCTGAGGGCCGCGCTCGACGCCGCCCGCGGATCCGCGCTCGCCGTCGCGGCGCAGAACGTCCATCCGGACGACCGCGGTGCCTACACCGGCGAGGTGTCGGCGCCGATGCTCGCCGAGATGGGGATCCGCTTCGTCATCGTCGGCCACTCCGAGCGCCGGATCCTCTTCGGCGAGGACGACGCGACGATCGCGCGCAAGCTGGTGGCGGCCCGGAGCCACGGCCTCGTGCCGATCCTCTGCATCGGCGAGTCCGAAGGCGAGCACGACCGCGGAGAGACCCACGACGTCGTCGTGAGGCAGCTCCGCGCGGCGGTCGGAACCGATCCCGAGGTCGTGATCGCCTACGAGCCGGTATGGGCGATCGGAACCGGGCGCACGCCTGCGCCGTCGGACGTCGCCGCGGCACACGGCGCGATTCGCGAGGAGCTGATGCGCCGCCTCGGTCCGCCCGCGTCCGCGGTCCGGATCCTCTACGGCGGGTCGGTCAACGCGGCGAACGCGGCGGGACTTCTGGCAGCGGAAAACGTCGACGGGGCGCTCGTCGGCGGCGCGTCGCTGGACGCCGTCACCTTCGTGGCGATCGCTTCGGCTTGAGCGGATCGCCCCGGCGTGCTAGGCTCCCGCGGTTTTAGCGGCTGAATTCGAGGAATCGCCATGATCCAG
Coding sequences:
- a CDS encoding DUF192 domain-containing protein, with protein sequence MTGTFPWLSLVLAATTAASATAPRWAVAVLPSGHEFALEVAADDASRARGYMGREHVGARDGMLFIFDADAPHAFWMKDCKTSLDMVWLDARLRIVWVAARQAPCPATGECPSVAPPSPARYVLEFAAGTAESEGLRAGGSIVVISEPPLP
- a CDS encoding phosphoglycerate kinase — its product is MVRKLSVRDLTGLEDRRVFCRVDFNVPLADGRVTDDARIRASLPTIHLLSGAGAKVVLASHLGRPKGKKKPEASLGPVARHLAELLGDPVAFAEDCVGAPAQLAVARLRPGGVALMENLRFHAEEEANDAAFTAELAALADLYVNDAFGSAHRAHASTAGVPSLLKPAAAGLLMQDELVQLGRLLDRPERPFLAILGGAKVSDKIELIDNLLPHVDGFLIGGAMAYTFLEARGVAVGRSLVERERLDLARSVAAKIEAAGKTLELPVDHVIAVGGDDTRVRTTRDAAIAGDEAGMDIGPETAERFARAIGRARTVLWNGPVGRFEVAAFSAGSRRVAEALAASSATSVVGGGDTGAAVHAFGLTDRMSHVSTGGGASLEFLSGLPLPGVLALDDAP
- a CDS encoding type II secretion system protein GspG, giving the protein MLRSRVARLLVVVLVASGAIACGGRERRADRLWRQAQERIEKSDTDGAIVLMQKIIDEYPDAEIAAKARDQIVLYRGLAHAVESYPARQARDTMIRVARAIESFHARSQHWPSRLEDLVPGSLPEIPKDPWGHGLTYEVTSRGYRLVCLGADGAVGGAGEAEDITVVDGRFVAGAP
- a CDS encoding lytic transglycosylase domain-containing protein; this translates as MRWVIRTASVLTVVCWIVVQGLFARPGAPDLPAPVKAAPSTEGAEAGLPADWARLVLASSRDTFPGVSTQQTEKIVPIVQRYATRFKVDPLLVLAVIQVESRFEATAISDQGAMGLMQLRGDTARELAEDLGLSWRGDEQLFDPETNVMLGCAYLSRLTARFGDVDAALAAYSSGPALVEARRDVNSRIPLAYPDRVWDVLMTLHAKVSA
- the tpiA gene encoding triose-phosphate isomerase, giving the protein MTPVGRRRLVVGNWKMNLGERDARALVTAVAAAFPFERADGAVAPAFPCLRAALDAARGSALAVAAQNVHPDDRGAYTGEVSAPMLAEMGIRFVIVGHSERRILFGEDDATIARKLVAARSHGLVPILCIGESEGEHDRGETHDVVVRQLRAAVGTDPEVVIAYEPVWAIGTGRTPAPSDVAAAHGAIREELMRRLGPPASAVRILYGGSVNAANAAGLLAAENVDGALVGGASLDAVTFVAIASA
- a CDS encoding HEAT repeat domain-containing protein → MRRLGSRRPKQVDRARARLSIIGSHSVAALVQALEGDNNRVRSHAMPLLALIQDPRGRGPLVAMLLDRDARMREIASRSLARFPSPDAVAALERLLKREKSKEVRLAAVHGLLELVESGQDGAVRRLLEVLLDVREEVRVRTAACALLPLLKPAARRGLLRRLRADAVEEIARRAAEIAEEDETIAPRERTKIDGIAKDLASGDYAVWNDALHRVAGAGAAASESIIAEMRKRSNDPEYCTRAGMALKTLGSRRVRGLAEALDVVDEPLPLQVLVEVAGAIGEKPLIYRLKSVIERVAPADGGSTRFDPMQRVRAKAHFELARIGSRVAIADLQSILADGERRLPLEALSAVELIGKRDEIPLLLKGYQREDPFLRGKLACVVRTIMKRERIRRNSVALRALPADLRRVLDGILSRKPRKSARRRPGR